ATTCGCTGCCTTGCGACTTATGTACCGAAATCGCGTAAGCGAGTTCGAGGTTATCTTCGGGTTTTTCATCAGGCAGATATCTTTTTTTGGTGCCCTCCATTGCGTATCCGAGTTCCTTACCATAGGCAAAAGCAAGGTGTTCTTTCCGGGAGAACCGTACCTGAAAACGTTTAATCCGATAGTATGTTTTCTCTGGGACTTGCCATTTCGAGCCATCAAGAGCATGCGGAACAACAAATCCCAGTTCACCATTGAAAACCGAAGAACGCTCATTCTGCCTAGTCTGATGGTTATAGGCCCAAATTGCATCAGATGCCCCTCGATTGCGAACTTGAATCACTTTGTCAAATAGCGTTAGCCCTGCCAACAGGCCTACACGTCGCATGCCAACACCGCGGGCCTCTTGCTGAATACGAAGGTTGATGGCTTCAGTTCCGAAATCTTCATGCCGGTATGGTGAGATCACCTGGTGATAATCGGGCCGAGGGTTCTTTTCTTTTCCCCGCGTTGCCGCCAGCCATAGAGCATGGGCAGCTTCAGGGTTAAACTTTTCCCCGCTGTCTTCTTCCATATCGGCGACAATGCGATTCACAATTTTGCTCAGAAGATCATCTGCACCTTTCCAGTAGATAACCCGTAAATCTTTATCCACAGTGCCATCTGGCGGAAGGTCCTGAAGTCGCTGGAGCATGAGTTCCGCACGGATAGACTCCTCTTCATCTTTTTGATCACGGTTTGGATTTCGCACATAAATAGAGGCGAGGTCAAGTATCCCCGTCCCCTTGCCCGTAAGTCGATTTTCCATCTGACGCAGATTAACTGTCAGCTCGCCGATGCTTGCTGGATGGTTCTTACGCAACCATTCGATTATATCGGCGAACACCTTGCCACGTCCGATCGGCGGCAATTGGTTCGGATCACCTACCAAAATAATCCTCTGTACTGCGCTCCAGTTTATTGCCCTGAAGACGGCAGCCAATAATTCGAGATCAAGCATAGACGCTTCGTCTATCACAAACGTCGTAACTTGGTCCTCACGCTGTCCCCCGCTATGTTTGAGAGTAAGATTAGGGTTCAACCACCCCCTACGAGCCAGGAATGAATGGATGGTACTAGCTTCCTTGCCAGTTTTTTCTCGGATTCGATCTGCCGCTTTCCCCGTTGGAGCGAGAAGGAGGAACGTAGCATCGGTTCCGTGTGCCTTCTCTATTGCCTGAATTATTGATCTAATAATTGTTGTCTTACCGGTGCCCGCAGCACCGCACACCACAGATATTGGACGGTTGAAAATTTTCGCACATACAGCGGCCTGAGCCTCTATCGCAACCTCGTAATCGTGCCGACTCTTTTCTGCTAATGGGCTCTTGGCCTCAAACAAAAGATCCTTCCAGTGTCTTTCGGTTACTGGCGATCTGAAAGTTATGTCCGAATAGCCAGCAAGCTTCCTGATGCGGTCTTCGATCTCTCTCTCAGCTTCGTATGCCCCTCGTAAATAGGCATAGTCCCGTTCGCCTTCCCTACGGAACACCATGGCGAATTCTAGATTGGTGCGATCTACCTCCAGGTAGCGGGCCGTGAACTCGACGCGCTTCCAATCAGGTAAATAGCTTAGACGTCGATTCACATCTTGTAACATTTGACCGCACGTAAGGAACGTATGCTTTGTCTCGAACTTTAGCCTATCAACACACAACGCGCGCAATCTTCGCCAATCATCGGTATCGAAAAGAAATTCTCCTCCAAGGTCCGGGGACGGGAACACCGCATGGTCAACTCTGCTGAAGTTGATACTATCATCTGGATTCTCGCCGACGTACTGTTCTATCAAGACATAGGGATTTGCCTGAATGTCGCCGAGACCAGCTTCCAGGCCATTTTCGATGCGCTTTTCGCTCAGAATCCGCTCCATCTGGTCAACAGGCAAGTCAATGCGCGGTAATAAGCCAGTCAGTATCTGACGCTCATCATCAGTCCTGAGGCTCCACTGCCGACGAATTTTAGTGATCTCCGCGCTACCAATTGAAACACCGGGGATAGCATCACGCCCCGCGTTCAGCCATTGGAATACTGCATCATGGAAGATCTTCTCCTGACCTTTGGCAACTGCAGAACGGAATGGGGTGACAGCGCTGGAGAGGCCAATAAGATCCATCACTCGTGAGAGGCCAGGGAAAAGACCTCGACTCTTCCAAAGCTCTGCAACAAGACTATTCAGCCATTGCAGCCTAACACTCCAATTCTCTGAATCGTCACCGATATCCCGCAGGAAGGTAACTATTTCTATAAATCTCTCAACCAGCGACAACGCGTCATCATCACTCACATGACGGGAACCGTACTTGAAACAACGGCTATTTTCTGGAATCAGGACTATCTTCTCTAAGACCTCGGGCTTATCCATGTACCGGTGGTATGGGATACGCAACCCTTGGTCGGGATAGAATGTTTCGACATTTTTCTGCCAGACATAAGCACCGCCGTATTGCTCCTTTGTCTGTTCATCAGTACCCTCGTAATATACGATCTCCCCGAGCTTCTTCACACGTGACAATCCAATTACAACGTAGTTCTTGGCATCTTCAGTGCTGAAAGGATTACTCAGGTTAGCATAGTGAAATACCAAGCTCTTCTCTGGCTCAATCGCAGCAAAGAACTCCTTGGCTAGCTCTAACCGCTTCCAGTTATCTACTCGCCCGCTAGCTTTCGCTTCGTCGCCATACATCGCTTCGTATGGCCAGACGCAGACTGTAGCCGGCGGAAGATGCCATGAAGTCCTGTTGCCAGAGCGGAAGAAATCCGGTGGATCGTCGAACGCTGTCAAGGGGTCGGCACCAAACGCATTTATACTGTAAATACATGGGGGCGCGCCATCAATCTTGGAACATGGTTTACCGGCAATTTCAACGGATTTTTCCCAGGCAAGGTCGCGAGCTCCCCGGATCTTGTCACCGGGATATGAATGAGGACCGATGCAATATCTATTGCAATCGGGATTCTGGCAAATATGGCCATTCCATCCATCCATGTGCCACGATAGGCGTGCTGATAAGTGTATTGCCATTTCCCCTCCAAAATTCCAGAGCTGCGACTCTTTACGGTACTACTGTCAAATCTCAGTATTTCGGTAGACGTCAACCTTTGTCTGTCGACAGCGGCGAAGACTGTGGTCTGCAGCTTCAATCGAGATCCAGCTTTCAGGCTTATGATATATATCCAAGCCTCGACCAATCTTAACGGTCCATCCGTTGTCAAAGAGGATCTCACGGTCATGAATACTGGAATCTCTTCGCCAGGTAAGAGTAACCCCCCTGCTACTCAGGTCACGGGATAATGTTTCTAATCTACTGTCAGCATCGTCAGTGTTTTCTCCGGTTTGTTTACCAGAATGAAGCTCTATCCTGTTTACTCTTCCGAACCGAATGGCCAATGCGCAGAAACGGGAA
Above is a window of Trichlorobacter lovleyi SZ DNA encoding:
- a CDS encoding AAA family ATPase, with protein sequence MAIHLSARLSWHMDGWNGHICQNPDCNRYCIGPHSYPGDKIRGARDLAWEKSVEIAGKPCSKIDGAPPCIYSINAFGADPLTAFDDPPDFFRSGNRTSWHLPPATVCVWPYEAMYGDEAKASGRVDNWKRLELAKEFFAAIEPEKSLVFHYANLSNPFSTEDAKNYVVIGLSRVKKLGEIVYYEGTDEQTKEQYGGAYVWQKNVETFYPDQGLRIPYHRYMDKPEVLEKIVLIPENSRCFKYGSRHVSDDDALSLVERFIEIVTFLRDIGDDSENWSVRLQWLNSLVAELWKSRGLFPGLSRVMDLIGLSSAVTPFRSAVAKGQEKIFHDAVFQWLNAGRDAIPGVSIGSAEITKIRRQWSLRTDDERQILTGLLPRIDLPVDQMERILSEKRIENGLEAGLGDIQANPYVLIEQYVGENPDDSINFSRVDHAVFPSPDLGGEFLFDTDDWRRLRALCVDRLKFETKHTFLTCGQMLQDVNRRLSYLPDWKRVEFTARYLEVDRTNLEFAMVFRREGERDYAYLRGAYEAEREIEDRIRKLAGYSDITFRSPVTERHWKDLLFEAKSPLAEKSRHDYEVAIEAQAAVCAKIFNRPISVVCGAAGTGKTTIIRSIIQAIEKAHGTDATFLLLAPTGKAADRIREKTGKEASTIHSFLARRGWLNPNLTLKHSGGQREDQVTTFVIDEASMLDLELLAAVFRAINWSAVQRIILVGDPNQLPPIGRGKVFADIIEWLRKNHPASIGELTVNLRQMENRLTGKGTGILDLASIYVRNPNRDQKDEEESIRAELMLQRLQDLPPDGTVDKDLRVIYWKGADDLLSKIVNRIVADMEEDSGEKFNPEAAHALWLAATRGKEKNPRPDYHQVISPYRHEDFGTEAINLRIQQEARGVGMRRVGLLAGLTLFDKVIQVRNRGASDAIWAYNHQTRQNERSSVFNGELGFVVPHALDGSKWQVPEKTYYRIKRFQVRFSRKEHLAFAYGKELGYAMEGTKKRYLPDEKPEDNLELAYAISVHKSQGSEFERVYFVLPKQKTALLSPELFYTGITRATRHCTVLIEEDIAPLLKIHRPESSHLVGINCSLFEFTPAPDGFELIRREGFFEEGRIHRTLAEAMVRSKSEVIIANMLFDRDISFLYEKPLYAPDGSFYLPDFTIVWRGEQFYWEHLGLLERDEYKRHWDTKKAWYEKHFPGRLVTTEESGNLSITARNLIETRFS